ACAGAATCAGCTGGCAGCGGCTAAGCAAAGCGCCGTTCACTTCAAAGCCCGGGTTTTCGGTAGTGGCGCCGATAAGCGTTACGGTACCGTCTTCCACGGCGCCCAGCAATGCGTCTTGTTGGCCCTTGTTAAAGCGGTGAATTTCGTCGATGAAGAGAATCGTGTCCTGGAACATGGCCTTCATCTTGCGGGCGTCAGCCAGAACTTCCTTCACTTCCTTGACGCCGCTGGAAACCGCGGACAACGCCACAAAGGCCTTGCGGGTCTTTTGCTTGATTACGTGGGCGAGACTTGTCTTGCCGCAGCCCGGAGGGCCCCAGAAAATCATGCTGGGGACAGTGTCGTTCTCAAGGCTTTTGCGCAGCAGACTCTGGGCACCGAGAATCTTGTTCTGTCCAAGAAACTCATCCAGGTTCTGGGGGCGTAAACGTTCTGCTAAGGGCTGGTCCATGACAATTACGAATTATGAGTTACGAATTACGAGAGGTTGCGACAATTTGGATTCACTGTTTTTTAGAACTGTGGCGTTTGGGCAGTTCAAATTTTAGTGAGTATTTGGTGAACTACTTTGCGTCGGTGGGGAAGAACACGGCGATCTTTGCAGGCAGTTCCCTGGTGGGGCGCCCGGCCTTGGTAAAGCAGTGCAAGGTGGTGCCCACGGTGCAAAGTTTGCCATCTACGGAAAGCTCGTACTTGAAGCGGTAACGGAGCTTGTCTTCCTTGACCAAGGTGGTCTTGATATCCACGAATTCGCCATAGTGGGTGGGGGCCTTGTACTGCACGCCCAGTTCCAAGACGGGGCAGGCGAAACCTTCTTTTTCCATGTCGGCGTAGCTTGCGCCAGCGGTACGGAAAAACTCGGTACGAGCCTGTTCAAACCATACGGCATAAACG
The genomic region above belongs to Fibrobacter sp. and contains:
- a CDS encoding acyl-CoA thioesterase, coding for METCSYEYTARIEVRYAETDQMGIVHHSVYAVWFEQARTEFFRTAGASYADMEKEGFACPVLELGVQYKAPTHYGEFVDIKTTLVKEDKLRYRFKYELSVDGKLCTVGTTLHCFTKAGRPTRELPAKIAVFFPTDAK